From the Bacteroidia bacterium genome, one window contains:
- a CDS encoding 5-(carboxyamino)imidazole ribonucleotide synthase, producing MEQLVTSDFKLGIIAGGQLGKMLVLAASNWDVRTYILDTDDHCPAATSCTCFVQGSQLDYDDVIRFGNMVDLITFEIENVNIEALKQLKADGKKIYPEPETLEIIQDKGLQKIFYRDNHIPSPRFVLCDNREAVLAAAERQTLPLPFVQKLRKGGYDGKGVALMRSKDDLVDALNGASVVESLIDIRKEIAVIVARNGRGETQCFPVVEMEFNDEANLVERLICPAALDAEILAQATDIATRIVSLLNLRGVLAVEMFVDTNNAVWVNEIAPRPHNSGHHTIESVVTSQFEQLLRAIFNFPLGSTQLKMPSVMINLLGEPGCDGPVRYEGLTECMSIGGVKIHLYGKKVTKPFRKMGHVTVLAPTIEEAIQKSDIVKRTLRVTSW from the coding sequence ATGGAACAATTAGTTACATCTGATTTCAAGCTTGGAATAATCGCGGGAGGTCAGCTGGGCAAGATGCTGGTCCTGGCGGCCAGTAATTGGGATGTACGGACGTATATCCTCGATACGGACGATCACTGCCCGGCCGCAACGTCGTGCACCTGCTTTGTGCAGGGGAGTCAGCTCGATTATGATGATGTCATCCGTTTCGGAAACATGGTGGATCTCATCACCTTCGAGATCGAAAATGTGAACATCGAGGCTCTGAAACAGCTCAAAGCCGACGGAAAAAAAATCTATCCTGAACCTGAAACACTCGAAATCATTCAGGATAAGGGTTTGCAAAAAATATTTTATCGGGACAACCATATACCCTCTCCCCGCTTCGTCCTCTGTGATAACAGAGAAGCAGTTCTTGCCGCTGCCGAGAGGCAAACCCTGCCCCTGCCGTTCGTCCAAAAACTGCGCAAGGGAGGATATGACGGGAAGGGCGTTGCGCTCATGCGATCGAAGGATGATCTGGTCGACGCACTCAACGGCGCATCGGTTGTGGAGTCACTCATTGACATCCGGAAGGAGATTGCCGTAATCGTCGCACGGAACGGCAGGGGAGAGACACAGTGCTTTCCGGTCGTGGAGATGGAATTTAATGATGAGGCAAATCTGGTGGAGAGATTGATCTGCCCCGCTGCGCTGGATGCGGAGATCCTTGCACAGGCGACAGATATCGCCACCCGAATCGTTTCATTGTTGAACCTGCGAGGCGTACTGGCTGTGGAGATGTTTGTCGATACGAACAACGCAGTGTGGGTAAACGAGATTGCTCCCAGACCGCATAACAGCGGTCATCATACGATCGAAAGTGTGGTCACATCGCAGTTCGAGCAGTTGCTGCGGGCTATATTCAATTTTCCGTTGGGCAGCACGCAGTTGAAAATGCCCTCCGTCATGATCAATCTCCTCGGTGAACCAGGGTGCGATGGTCCCGTCCGTTATGAAGGATTGACGGAGTGCATGAGCATTGGTGGTGTGAAGATCCATCTGTATGGAAAAAAGGTAACGAAACCATTCAGAAAAATGGGTCATGTGACAGTGCTTGCTCCGACTATCGAGGAAGCGATACAAAAGTCCGATATTGTGAAACGCACACTGAGGGTAACGTCATGGTAG
- the purE gene encoding 5-(carboxyamino)imidazole ribonucleotide mutase, giving the protein MVEPVVSIIMGSDSDLPVMTQAAEIIKEFGISYELTIVSAHRTPKRLFDYAENAHQRGIEVIIAGAGGAAHLPGMVASISPLPVIGVPIKSSISIDGWDSILSILQMPGGVPVATVALNGAKNAGLLALQILSGKYPQLRTQIQDYKQRLSAEVMAKVQRLGNA; this is encoded by the coding sequence ATGGTAGAACCGGTCGTCAGTATCATCATGGGGTCGGATTCTGATTTGCCTGTTATGACGCAGGCTGCAGAAATCATCAAAGAATTCGGCATATCCTACGAATTGACAATAGTCTCCGCCCATCGCACGCCGAAGCGCTTGTTTGACTATGCGGAAAACGCGCATCAACGGGGAATCGAGGTCATCATCGCCGGTGCGGGTGGAGCGGCCCATTTACCCGGTATGGTCGCATCCATTTCACCCCTGCCGGTGATCGGTGTCCCCATAAAGTCATCAATATCCATAGACGGGTGGGATTCGATTCTCTCCATTCTTCAGATGCCCGGCGGCGTACCGGTAGCGACGGTCGCGCTGAACGGAGCGAAGAACGCCGGTCTGCTCGCGCTCCAGATACTGTCAGGCAAATACCCGCAGCTGCGTACGCAAATTCAGGATTATAAACAGCGATTGTCTGCCGAGGTCATGGCGAAGGTGCAGAGGCTCGGGAATGCTTGA